Proteins encoded together in one Carya illinoinensis cultivar Pawnee chromosome 3, C.illinoinensisPawnee_v1, whole genome shotgun sequence window:
- the LOC122304664 gene encoding uncharacterized protein LOC122304664, whose amino-acid sequence MVASHHMDGEALVWYQNGLDSRQFNSWETLVVALQTRFGPSSFDDPMEALTRLRQTSSVSLYTSQFEALTNRFRGLSERHKMSCFISGLKDDIRIPVKMFNPLNLGAAFGLAKLQEEYVLSSRKSCRPTNHYADKWPINTTALNDSVSQSPKGLLPFKKVNPSHIDEKRKKGMCFHCEEKWNPNHVCKKPKVYFIQLDSDIESQPEVEESEVSIHEEPKSDEGDSLEVSVNAISGCIGGNAMRLHGYVGSCVVEVLVDSGSTQFFGPCSSSSSKAESSARFLFARGCDVVLGVEWLKTLGSITWNFLDMSMSFTWEGQAIKLKGLTSATVQMLVGAKGFKSDFVNKQGWLFQLMLIDHEPTKMCVEGPVSALLEEFADVFEEPVGLPPRREFDHPINLKEGASPVSVRPYRYPHYQKSEIEKIVHELLQYGVVRPSQSPFSSPVLLVKKADGTWRMCVDYRALNQETIKDKFPIPVIDELLDELFGAQIFSKLDLRAGYHQIRVRDGDIEKTAFRTHEGHYEFLVMPFGLTNVPATFQGLMNHIFKPFLRRSKCKFGVHEIEYLGHIISGKGVQTDSSKTAAMVEWPIPKTLKSLRGCEQSSCVEIAKFQ is encoded by the exons ATGGTTGCCTCACACCATATGGATGGGGAAGCTTTGGTTTGGTACCAAAATGGTTTAGACTCGAGGCAATTTAATTCTTGGGAGACCTTGGTGGTAGCTTTACAAACAAGGTTTGGACCATCCTCATTTGATGATCCTATGGAAGCTCTGACTAGGTTGAGACAAACTTCTTCTGTGAGTTTGTATACTTCTCAATTTGAGGCATTGACTAATAGATTCAGAGGCTTATCTGAACGACACAAAATGAGTTGCTTCATTAGTGGATTAAAAGATGACATTCGAATTCCTGTTAAAATGTTTAATCCATTGAATTTGGGGGCTGCTTTTGGTCTGGCTAAGTTACAGGAGGAATATGTGTTGTCCTCTAGAAAATCTTGCAGGCCTACTAATCACTATGCTGATAAGTGGCCAATTAACACCACTGCTCTTAATGACTCAGTTTCTCAGAGTCCCAAAGGCTTGTTGCCTTTTAAGAAGGTTAATCCTTCTCATATTgatgaaaagaggaagaaaggcATGTGTTTCCattgtgaagaaaaatggaatccGAATCATGTGTGTAAGAAACCAAAAgtctattttattcaacttgatTCTGATATAGAAAGCCAACCAGAAGTTGAGGAGTCTGAGGTTTCTATTCATGAAGAGCCTAAGTCTGATGAGGGTGATAGCTTGGAGGTTTCTGTCAATGCTATTTCAGGTTGTATTGGGGGTAATGCTATGAGGTTGCATGGTTATGTGGGCTCTTGTGTTGTTGAAGTTCTGGTTGATTCAGGGAGCACACAATTTTTTGGACCCTGCAGTAGTTCAAGTAGCAAAGCTGAAAGTTCAGCAAGATTCTTGTTTGCAA GGGGTTGTGATGTTGTACTTGGGGTCGAATGGTTGAAGACATTGGGCTCGATTACTTGGAATTTCTTGGATATGTCCATGAGTTTTACTTGGGAGGGTCAAGCCATTAAATTGAAGGGCTTAACTTCTGCAACTGTTCAAATGTTGGTTGGTGCTAAAGGCTTCAAGTCTGATTTCGTGAATAAGCAAGGTTGGTTATTCCAATTGATGCTTATTGACCATGAGCCTACTAAGATGTGTGTTGAAGGACCAGTGTCTGCATTGCTTGAGGAGTTTGCTGATGTTTTCGAGGAACCTGTTGGACTGCCACCAAGAAGAGAATTTGACCATCCAATTAACTTGAAGGAAGGGGCTTCACCTGTTTCTGTTAGACCTTACAGGTATCCTCATTACCAGAAGTCTGAAATAGAAAAGATTGTTCATGAATTGCTGCAGTATGGTGTGGTGAGACCTAGCCAGAGTCCATTTTCTTCTCCAGTATTGTTGGTTAAGAAAGCTGATGGTACTTGGCGTATGTGTGTTGATTATAGAGCTCTTAATCAGGAAACTATCAAAGACAAGTTTCCAATCCCTGTTATAGATGAATTGCTGGATGAATTGTTTGGGGCACAGATATTTTCAAAACTGGATTTAAGAGCTGGATATCATCAGATTCGAGTAAGGGATGGGGATATTGAAAAGACAGCTTTTAGAACCCATGAAGGCCATTACGAATTCCTAGTCATGCCATTTGGCCTTACCAATGTACCTGCCACCTTTCAAGGGTTGATGAACCACATTTTCAAACCTTTTTTGAGAAG GTCAAAGTGTAAGTTTGGGGTACATGAGATTGAGTACTTGGGACATATTATTTCTGGGAAGGGTGTGCAGACAGATTCTTCAAAAACTGCAGCTATGGTTGAATGGCCCATTCCTAAAACCTTGAAGTCATTAAGGGG CTGTGAGCAGTCCTCCTGTGTTGAGATTGCCAAATTTCAATAA